Proteins co-encoded in one Malus domestica chromosome 09, GDT2T_hap1 genomic window:
- the LOC103445341 gene encoding RHOMBOID-like protein 5, giving the protein MYPPPPYYPPPPPAFYAPPPMMAPPRRYSPWLVPLIFIVNIGVFIWTMYENNCPSKMSKDQCMGGHYLDRFSFQPWHDNRMIGPTPETLQRLGGLDTKLVLNGEAWRLFSATWLHGGLIHLFANMISLDFVGLRLEQDFGFHRFGFVYVLSGLGGSLGSCLNIIKHGKSSKTISVGASGAIFGLLGASLSELITNWTVYDDKCSSIMIIILNAALNLAIGFLLHMDHSAHVGGFVAGFFLGFVFFVKPQFGYVSSKYMPTYHQVKSTARHNFCQYFLGFVGLVACIILYATAFGKLFNIREIKQHLPDSINKY; this is encoded by the exons atgtatCCGCCACCGCCATACTatcctccacctccaccagcCTTTTACGCGCCGCCACCAATGATGGCACCACCAAGGCGGTACTCTCCGTGGCTGGTGCCGCTTATATTCATTGTGAATATCGGGGTGTTCATATGGACAATGTATGAGAACAACTGCCCATCTAAAATGTCAAAGGATCAGTGTATGGGAGGGCATTACTTGGATAGGTTCTCCTTCCAACCCTGGCATGATAACCGCATGATCGGTCCTACCCCTGAAAC CCTCCAAAGACTAGGAGGCCTTGATACAAAACTAGTGCTGAATGGTGAAGCATGGCGCCTGTTTTCTGCAACGTGGCTACATGGCGGGCTGATTCATCTATTCGCCAACATGATCAGCCTTGATTTCGTAGGGCTCCGGCTTGAGCAGGACTTTGGATTTC ACAGATTCggatttgtgtatgtgctttctGGCTTAGGGGGAAGTTTAGGGTCTTGCCTTAATATTATTAAACACGGAAAGTCAAGCAAGACTATATCAGTTGGCGCATCTGGGGCAATTTTTGGATTGTTGGGAGCCTCACTTTCTGAGCTGATCACAAACTGGACAGTGTATGACGATAAG TGCTCGTCGATCATGATAATCATCCTAAATGCTGCCCTGAACTTGGCCATTGGATTTCTACTTCATATGGACCATTCAGCTCATGTAGGAGGATTCGTCGCCGGATTTTTCcttggttttgtgttttttgttaAGCCTCAGTTTGGGTATGTAAGCAGCAAGTACATGCCAACCTACCATCAAGTCAAAAGTACAGCAAGGCACAATTTCTGTCAATATTTTCTGGGGTTCGTTGGTTTGGTGGCATGCATTATTCT GTATGCAACTGCCTTCGGTAAGCTATTTAATATAAGGGAAATTAAACAACATCTGCCTGATAGTATAAACAAATATTGA
- the LOC139187849 gene encoding uncharacterized protein, with protein MSTEDSNVIPITASVVVQSDNSNFNIGMVLDGKNYNLWAPLIQIHIVGRKKMGYLRGSIKAPDENDPKYDDWFSEDQRIKSWLLLAMKLEIMKRYIWLSTLKEIWNSLKTAYFDENDEARIYSLYQKASRLWQC; from the coding sequence ATGTCTACCGAGGATAGCAATGTGATTCCCATTACTGCTTCGGTTGTTGTACAATCCGATAATTCCAATTTCAACATTGGAATGGTTTTGGATGGGAAGAACTATAATCTATGGGCTCCTCTCATCCAAATTCATATTGTTGGAAGGAAGAAGATGGGATATCTTCGTGGGTCCATCAAGGCACCTGACGAGAATGATCCCAAATATGATGATTGGTTCTCTGAAGATCAGAGAATTAAGAGTTGGCTCTTGTTGGCAATGAAGCTAGAGATTATGAAACGGTACATTTGGCTATCAACTTTGAAAGAAATTTGGAATTCTCTGAAGACTGCCTATTTTGACGAGAACGATGAGGCTAGAATTTATTCCCTGTACCAAAAAGCATCACGTCTTTGGCAGTGTTGA